Proteins co-encoded in one Kribbella qitaiheensis genomic window:
- a CDS encoding N-acetyltransferase, protein MSERVFVPDDFVAPIEFAGPGFRLEPLGPQHNVSDHAAWSGSIEYIRATAEMGNWPPVEGLSLEKNLADLDRHAADFAARRGFTYTVLEPGTSTVIGCVYIYPAKEAEYDARLNTWVRADRAELDEVLHRTVVDWISTWPLGTLRHR, encoded by the coding sequence ATGAGTGAACGTGTTTTCGTCCCGGACGACTTCGTTGCGCCGATCGAGTTTGCCGGACCGGGGTTCCGGCTCGAGCCGCTCGGCCCGCAGCACAACGTCTCCGATCACGCGGCCTGGAGTGGCAGCATCGAATACATCCGGGCGACCGCCGAGATGGGCAACTGGCCGCCGGTGGAGGGGTTGTCGCTGGAGAAGAACCTGGCCGACCTCGACCGCCATGCCGCCGATTTCGCGGCTCGCCGCGGCTTCACCTACACGGTGCTGGAGCCGGGGACGAGCACGGTCATCGGGTGTGTGTACATCTACCCGGCCAAGGAAGCGGAGTACGACGCTCGTCTCAACACCTGGGTGCGAGCCGATCGGGCCGAGTTGGACGAGGTTCTGCACCGAACCGTCGTGGACTGGATCAGCACCTGGCCGCTAGGCACGCTGCGGCATCGGTGA
- a CDS encoding cyclase family protein, producing MTAGRSLPTQDEVLRYFDTLSNWGRWGDDDERGTLNHITDDVRLAAARAVRHGRSVSCAWEVAVPEEMERSTTTCPCAADMPGAENMPVAAFRNDRRWGFSNERLGIMFHGNTITHIDSPCHIFWDGTMYNGRSHSLVDAATGSAWAAVTAAANGIVTRGVLLDIARARHVPWLEPGQGVFPEDLEEAERCQGVQVRPGDAVLLRTGYGRARHEAGDAGGFTQAGWHASCLPWLHERQVALIAADTPQDVQPSGYEDILMPVHAVSLVAMGLWLLDNCDLEACATTAAELNQWDFHLAVAPVRFAGTSGSPVNPIATF from the coding sequence ATGACGGCAGGGCGATCGCTACCCACACAGGACGAAGTGCTCAGGTACTTCGACACGCTGTCGAACTGGGGACGGTGGGGCGACGACGACGAGCGCGGCACTCTGAACCACATCACCGACGACGTCCGGCTGGCGGCGGCACGGGCCGTGCGCCACGGCAGGAGCGTGTCGTGCGCCTGGGAGGTCGCCGTACCGGAAGAAATGGAGCGCTCGACAACGACGTGCCCGTGCGCCGCCGACATGCCGGGTGCCGAGAACATGCCGGTGGCCGCCTTCCGCAACGACCGCCGCTGGGGCTTCTCGAACGAGCGACTCGGCATCATGTTCCACGGCAACACGATCACCCACATCGACTCGCCGTGCCACATCTTCTGGGACGGCACGATGTACAACGGGCGGTCGCACTCGCTGGTCGACGCCGCAACGGGATCGGCCTGGGCGGCTGTCACGGCAGCGGCGAACGGCATCGTCACGCGTGGCGTCCTGCTCGACATCGCGAGGGCCCGCCACGTGCCGTGGCTCGAACCGGGCCAGGGTGTGTTCCCCGAAGATCTCGAAGAGGCCGAGCGGTGCCAAGGTGTGCAGGTGCGGCCCGGCGACGCGGTACTCCTGCGGACCGGCTACGGCCGCGCCCGGCACGAGGCCGGCGATGCCGGCGGTTTCACGCAGGCCGGCTGGCACGCGTCCTGCCTGCCGTGGCTACATGAACGGCAGGTCGCGCTGATCGCCGCCGACACCCCCCAAGACGTCCAGCCGTCAGGCTACGAAGACATATTGATGCCGGTCCACGCCGTAAGCCTCGTCGCGATGGGCCTATGGCTACTCGACAACTGCGACCTCGAGGCCTGCGCAACAACAGCTGCCGAGCTCAACCAGTGGGACTTCCACCTAGCCGTCGCCCCAGTCCGCTTCGCCGGCACCTCCGGCAGCCCAGTCAACCCGATCGCCACATTCTGA
- a CDS encoding maleate cis-trans isomerase family protein — protein MDFDKVFTVGVLTPHAAPGPETEMPDMAPGQVRVEVSRTRNAMSCSSRDAASTSPDGLRAQAGATALDEEASALLPAVDVLAFASTGSGYALGYDEESALVRRLRERWDVPVCATSLSAVSALRSRQVKRISLVHPPWFGSSLNELGAEYFRSQGFEVVDARLAALPDDPDQVQPAMVVEWVAQHLRHRAEAVFIGGNGLRAARAIHHLESRTGRLVLQANQVLLWSVLQHAGAPVTVRGFGKLFDDRRPDGNKTEER, from the coding sequence ATGGACTTCGACAAGGTGTTCACGGTGGGCGTACTCACACCCCACGCGGCGCCTGGTCCGGAGACCGAGATGCCGGACATGGCGCCGGGGCAGGTCCGCGTTGAGGTCTCGAGGACCCGGAACGCGATGTCCTGTTCTTCTCGTGACGCCGCGTCGACCTCACCGGACGGCCTTCGGGCACAGGCGGGCGCGACGGCCCTCGACGAGGAGGCTTCAGCGCTGCTGCCTGCCGTGGACGTGCTCGCCTTCGCGTCGACGGGCTCGGGGTACGCCTTGGGCTACGACGAGGAGTCCGCGCTCGTCAGGCGACTCCGGGAGCGGTGGGACGTGCCGGTGTGCGCCACCTCCCTGTCAGCGGTGTCGGCGCTGCGATCCCGACAGGTCAAGCGCATCAGCCTCGTCCACCCGCCGTGGTTCGGGTCCTCGCTCAACGAGCTCGGCGCGGAGTACTTCCGCAGCCAGGGCTTCGAGGTCGTCGATGCTCGGCTGGCAGCCCTTCCCGACGACCCGGATCAAGTCCAGCCGGCCATGGTCGTCGAGTGGGTCGCGCAGCACCTCCGCCACCGCGCCGAAGCAGTATTCATCGGCGGGAACGGCTTGCGAGCCGCTCGCGCCATCCACCATTTGGAGTCCCGGACCGGACGCCTCGTTCTGCAGGCGAACCAGGTCCTCCTGTGGTCCGTCCTCCAGCACGCCGGAGCACCGGTGACCGTACGAGGGTTCGGGAAGCTGTTCGACGACCGTCGGCCCGACGGGAACAAGACAGAGGAGAGATAG
- a CDS encoding dihydrofolate reductase family protein, translating into MRNVILYMSMSLDGFVGSDREHPGTAIPDAELKQWKLDRISKAGAHLMGRTSYQEMSSYWPQSDDEYATPMNDIPKVVFSKTLSDAEATWPVTRVARGDLATEIAAIKAEPGADVIVWGGARFAGALAAADLIDEYRLLVQPLVLGTGQALFDQLPDSRHLNLIEALPFPSGTVVHIYRPQHT; encoded by the coding sequence ATGCGAAACGTCATTCTGTACATGTCGATGTCGCTGGACGGGTTCGTCGGCAGCGACCGTGAGCACCCCGGGACCGCGATCCCCGACGCCGAACTCAAGCAGTGGAAACTCGACCGGATCAGCAAGGCCGGCGCCCACCTCATGGGCCGCACGTCGTACCAGGAGATGTCGTCGTACTGGCCGCAGTCGGACGACGAGTACGCGACCCCGATGAACGACATCCCCAAGGTCGTGTTCTCCAAGACGCTCAGCGACGCAGAGGCGACCTGGCCGGTCACCCGGGTCGCGCGGGGCGACCTCGCGACCGAGATCGCCGCGATCAAGGCCGAACCCGGCGCGGACGTGATCGTGTGGGGCGGTGCACGGTTCGCCGGCGCTCTGGCCGCGGCCGACCTGATCGACGAATACCGCCTCCTCGTCCAGCCCTTGGTGCTCGGAACAGGACAGGCCCTGTTCGACCAACTGCCAGACTCCAGGCACCTGAACCTCATCGAGGCCCTGCCGTTTCCCAGCGGCACCGTGGTTCACATCTACCGGCCACAACACACCTGA
- a CDS encoding phosphotransferase family protein, giving the protein MNLSQLGAPIGPVIRVHGGFANRMYRLDTDQGSFAVKELNLVDRRWTYRVEDVFRFERAAFAAGIPMPEPISADHQTLVHRWVEGEKVPEAPVSAAYAFEVGEILARIHALDVEWTHGSIEDPASRDWPELAERAAATGQPWADELASRVEMFLAIAHFVDSCQRPGPVVLTHKDIQPWNLLARDGRPVVLDWELSGRLDLSGELGSTALSLAKGPGFDNIEPTIFRSVLDGYVAAGGVLPPSGPSWFVFMIGGWLGHTRWNILRCLAGVEASTGPDLALSHESVRNGVRGLPDLFGRLPELETLLV; this is encoded by the coding sequence ATGAACCTTTCGCAGCTCGGCGCGCCGATCGGGCCGGTGATCCGCGTCCACGGTGGGTTCGCCAACCGGATGTACCGGCTCGACACCGACCAGGGGTCGTTCGCGGTGAAGGAGTTGAACCTCGTCGACCGCCGCTGGACCTACCGCGTCGAGGACGTGTTCAGGTTCGAGCGGGCGGCCTTCGCTGCCGGCATACCGATGCCAGAGCCGATCTCGGCCGACCACCAAACGCTTGTCCACCGATGGGTCGAGGGGGAGAAGGTGCCGGAAGCGCCGGTGTCGGCGGCGTACGCGTTCGAGGTCGGTGAGATCCTCGCGCGCATCCACGCGCTCGACGTCGAGTGGACCCACGGGTCGATCGAGGACCCGGCCTCACGGGACTGGCCCGAGCTTGCCGAGCGGGCGGCGGCGACCGGACAGCCGTGGGCCGACGAACTCGCCTCCCGCGTCGAGATGTTCCTCGCGATTGCCCACTTCGTCGACAGCTGCCAACGGCCGGGCCCCGTCGTGCTGACCCACAAGGACATCCAACCGTGGAACCTGCTCGCTCGAGACGGCCGGCCGGTGGTGCTCGACTGGGAGCTCTCGGGGAGGCTCGACCTGTCCGGTGAGCTCGGCTCGACCGCGCTGAGTCTCGCGAAGGGACCTGGCTTCGACAACATCGAGCCCACCATCTTCCGCTCGGTCCTCGACGGCTACGTCGCAGCAGGCGGAGTGCTGCCACCGTCGGGTCCAAGCTGGTTCGTGTTCATGATCGGCGGCTGGCTGGGGCACACGAGGTGGAACATTCTCCGCTGCCTCGCCGGTGTCGAGGCGAGCACCGGCCCTGACCTCGCGCTGTCGCACGAGTCCGTGCGCAACGGCGTACGCGGCCTCCCCGACCTGTTCGGCCGACTTCCGGAACTCGAGACGCTGCTCGTGTGA